From the Thermococcus guaymasensis DSM 11113 genome, one window contains:
- a CDS encoding DUF2666 domain-containing protein, with amino-acid sequence MPKGVEDHIMFTAKHGNWKVADRLLDMDDSTKVAQFLAKVANTVNSKIPEYLTDTMNIAGIMSLAEGFDGDLKDVVVSLKSPGTSRKLSALVFEEDKKLKKLLVDVARAVLVRFTLSRFVKIDYPEGPLEGVNIVFPFPEDHVNFTAKHGRWIVVKRLIIDEATPNVDIARLLASINETVTLKLPAYAGIDIEGIEAWFGVKKKVKKSEIPSIVERYLDFQPSEFAPSGFEEHARVYALRKALELVGLSLDVPAKSLEKYLEKKP; translated from the coding sequence ATGCCGAAGGGAGTGGAAGACCACATTATGTTCACTGCAAAGCACGGAAACTGGAAGGTTGCTGATAGACTCCTTGATATGGATGACAGTACCAAGGTCGCCCAGTTTCTGGCTAAGGTCGCGAACACGGTGAACTCTAAAATTCCAGAGTACCTGACGGACACCATGAACATTGCGGGGATAATGAGCCTTGCCGAGGGGTTTGATGGGGATCTCAAAGATGTTGTCGTATCCCTTAAGTCTCCCGGTACCTCAAGAAAACTAAGTGCCCTCGTCTTTGAGGAGGACAAGAAGCTCAAAAAACTCCTCGTTGACGTGGCCCGGGCAGTGCTCGTGAGGTTTACACTCTCAAGGTTCGTCAAAATAGACTACCCTGAGGGCCCGCTGGAAGGCGTAAACATTGTATTCCCATTCCCGGAGGATCATGTGAACTTTACTGCCAAACACGGCAGGTGGATAGTCGTTAAGAGGCTCATAATAGATGAGGCAACGCCTAACGTGGACATCGCCCGGCTGCTGGCCAGCATAAACGAGACCGTAACGCTTAAACTTCCAGCCTATGCGGGAATTGACATTGAAGGTATAGAGGCGTGGTTCGGGGTCAAAAAGAAGGTAAAGAAGTCAGAAATTCCCTCCATCGTCGAGAGGTACCTGGACTTCCAGCCTTCGGAGTTTGCCCCCTCAGGCTTTGAGGAGCATGCAAGGGTATACGCCCTCAGGAAAGCTCTGGAGCTGGTGGGTCTTTCGTTGGATGTTCCCGCTAAGAGTCTTGAGAAGTACCTCGAAAAGAAACCGTGA
- a CDS encoding Gar1/Naf1 family protein: MKRLGKVSHYAKQGFLIVRTNWVPSLNDRVVDKDLTFVGIVKDVFGPVKAPFVAVKPRVKKPESYVGSVLYVDNRANNKARRNKKGTQSKKRRPARRPAPKKRG; encoded by the coding sequence ATGAAGCGGCTTGGGAAAGTTTCTCACTATGCGAAGCAGGGGTTTCTGATAGTCAGAACAAATTGGGTGCCCAGTCTGAACGATCGCGTCGTTGACAAGGATCTTACCTTTGTTGGTATTGTCAAGGATGTTTTTGGTCCCGTGAAAGCACCTTTTGTTGCAGTAAAACCCAGAGTAAAGAAGCCCGAAAGCTACGTGGGTTCTGTTCTGTACGTTGATAACAGGGCTAATAACAAAGCCCGGCGAAATAAGAAAGGGACTCAGTCTAAAAAGCGGCGCCCTGCGAGACGCCCCGCCCCCAAGAAAAGGGGGTGA
- a CDS encoding metal-dependent transcriptional regulator produces the protein MEVSKREEEYLETMYLLYRNKGVIRVKDIAKRMRVRPPSVIDALKKLSSKGLVEYEKYDRILLTEEGKRIAEKTYEKHKFLTEFFVEILGIPPEIAEADACQFEHYVHDETVERMRKFAQFIREQCPYAIKQFTKRKKEE, from the coding sequence TTGGAGGTCAGCAAGCGTGAGGAGGAGTACCTTGAGACCATGTACCTCCTTTACAGGAACAAAGGTGTAATCCGGGTCAAAGACATCGCCAAACGCATGAGAGTGAGGCCCCCCAGTGTCATTGATGCCCTCAAAAAGCTGAGCAGTAAGGGTTTGGTTGAATACGAAAAGTACGACAGAATCCTCCTAACTGAAGAGGGGAAGAGGATAGCTGAGAAGACTTACGAAAAGCACAAGTTCTTAACGGAGTTCTTTGTGGAGATCCTTGGAATTCCTCCCGAGATAGCTGAAGCGGACGCCTGCCAGTTTGAACACTACGTTCATGATGAGACTGTGGAGAGAATGAGGAAGTTTGCCCAGTTCATACGTGAGCAGTGTCCCTACGCCATAAAACAGTTTACCAAAAGGAAGAAAGAGGAATGA
- a CDS encoding C/D box methylation guide ribonucleoprotein complex aNOP56 subunit (functions along with aFIB and aL7a; guides 2'-O-methylation of ribose to specific sites in RNAs), whose protein sequence is MKVYIAENVRGIYAFDESGKLIASKPFSGKPEISLDKLLKGEPSDELIALLDELKGEGYKEFIVEDTELGRKLKELGYNATAEFPNIAGEKLRSSPGEFLGDNWFDEYYTVGVALTRLRIQEQSGARDKMIIQAIEALDDIDKVINLLVSRLREWYGLHFPELDEILPKHPQYVTFVKEIGPRENVSREKLEKLGFSEGKVEKILKAAEKSMGAPLGKFDSEIIRKLASEISDLYKLREQIEDYLETAMDEVAPNLKALVGAKLAARLMSLAGGLKELAMMPASTIQVLGAEKALFRHLRTGAKPPKHGVIFQYPAINRSPWWQRGKIARALAGKLAIAARVDYFSGEYIGEELKKELEQRIKEIKEKYPNPPKRKAKPEKKKKKKFKGKDKKGKKHEKGRKEKKGKGKPDKKGKKKKKGKR, encoded by the coding sequence ATGAAAGTTTACATAGCGGAGAACGTGCGGGGCATTTATGCCTTCGACGAGAGCGGGAAGCTCATCGCCAGCAAACCCTTCAGCGGGAAGCCCGAGATAAGCCTCGACAAGCTCCTGAAGGGAGAGCCGAGCGACGAGCTGATTGCCCTCCTCGACGAGCTGAAGGGAGAGGGGTACAAAGAGTTCATCGTGGAGGACACCGAGCTGGGCAGAAAGCTTAAGGAGCTCGGCTACAACGCCACCGCCGAGTTTCCGAACATAGCGGGAGAAAAGCTGCGCTCAAGCCCAGGGGAGTTCCTCGGCGATAACTGGTTCGACGAGTACTACACCGTTGGCGTTGCATTAACGAGGCTCCGCATACAGGAGCAGAGCGGTGCGCGCGACAAGATGATCATACAGGCCATCGAAGCTCTGGACGACATCGACAAGGTCATTAACCTCCTCGTTTCAAGGCTGAGGGAGTGGTACGGCCTCCACTTCCCCGAGCTGGACGAAATCCTGCCCAAGCACCCGCAGTATGTGACTTTCGTTAAGGAAATTGGCCCAAGGGAGAACGTGAGCAGGGAGAAGCTTGAGAAGCTCGGATTCTCCGAGGGCAAGGTTGAGAAGATCCTCAAAGCGGCCGAGAAGTCTATGGGGGCACCGCTCGGCAAGTTCGACAGCGAAATCATAAGGAAGCTCGCGAGCGAGATAAGCGACCTCTACAAGCTGAGGGAGCAGATCGAGGACTACCTTGAGACGGCGATGGACGAGGTGGCTCCGAACCTGAAGGCTTTAGTCGGTGCAAAGCTTGCAGCCAGGCTTATGAGCCTCGCTGGAGGCCTTAAGGAGCTCGCCATGATGCCCGCTTCGACGATACAGGTTCTTGGAGCCGAGAAGGCCCTCTTCAGGCACCTCAGGACGGGTGCAAAGCCGCCAAAGCACGGCGTCATCTTCCAGTATCCAGCTATAAACCGCTCACCCTGGTGGCAAAGGGGTAAGATCGCAAGGGCCCTCGCTGGTAAACTTGCAATAGCGGCTCGCGTTGACTACTTCTCTGGTGAATACATCGGTGAGGAGCTCAAGAAGGAGCTCGAGCAGAGAATCAAGGAAATAAAGGAGAAGTACCCGAATCCGCCCAAGAGGAAGGCCAAGCCAGAGAAGAAGAAAAAGAAGAAGTTCAAGGGCAAGGACAAGAAAGGTAAGAAGCACGAGAAGGGCAGGAAGGAGAAGAAGGGTAAGGGTAAGCCCGATAAGAAGGGTAAGAAGAAAAAGAAGGGCAAGAGGTGA
- a CDS encoding AAA family ATPase gives MLTKLIIENYKSIERAELDFSKINLLIGPNGSGKSSVLESAEIMGFTKKYVSSIATHVSNNRIIEKLGSMAFFGNLVYNHETNREILISGEFKNSLISTIEVKLTREQGERKINTLASLRSSIDVEISRIFHILKANRRIERRLHGVTGNTYNIDTTNAHQLFYYACYRTEFKENIQMIREFYSRYGLHDVRWVPTERPNEYEIIATTPEGVDVNLADAGAGLAALFPIVVALSFYPEGSTVFIEHPEMHLHPKLQYELAEFLLMVLEKRNYQLIIETHSEHLLYGLLNAVAQKRLEPEELTVYSTRKERGKSVFEKMIVHEDGSLEGNLSDFLEADIDAFLDWLKA, from the coding sequence ATGCTTACTAAGCTCATCATTGAGAACTACAAATCGATAGAACGAGCTGAGCTCGACTTCTCAAAGATAAACCTACTTATAGGGCCGAATGGGAGCGGTAAAAGCTCTGTGCTTGAGAGTGCGGAAATCATGGGGTTTACAAAGAAGTACGTGTCTTCAATAGCCACTCACGTATCCAACAACAGGATTATCGAAAAACTTGGAAGCATGGCATTTTTTGGCAATCTTGTTTATAATCATGAAACCAACAGAGAGATCCTGATATCAGGAGAATTCAAAAATTCCCTCATTTCAACTATTGAGGTCAAATTAACCCGAGAACAGGGAGAGAGAAAGATTAACACCTTGGCGTCTTTGAGGTCTTCTATTGATGTCGAAATTTCACGTATCTTCCACATACTGAAGGCGAATCGGAGAATTGAACGGCGCTTACATGGTGTTACCGGCAATACATACAATATTGATACGACCAATGCCCACCAACTCTTTTACTACGCCTGCTACCGCACCGAGTTCAAAGAGAACATCCAGATGATAAGGGAGTTTTACTCCCGCTACGGTCTTCATGATGTTAGATGGGTTCCCACGGAGAGGCCAAACGAATACGAGATTATAGCAACAACACCAGAAGGAGTCGATGTAAACCTCGCCGATGCAGGAGCTGGTTTGGCGGCTCTGTTTCCAATAGTCGTCGCGCTCTCGTTCTATCCGGAAGGAAGCACGGTCTTTATAGAACACCCAGAGATGCATCTCCATCCCAAGCTCCAGTACGAGCTCGCCGAGTTTCTCTTAATGGTATTAGAGAAAAGGAACTATCAGTTGATAATCGAGACCCACTCAGAGCATCTCCTCTACGGCCTGCTAAACGCAGTCGCCCAAAAACGCCTGGAACCTGAGGAGCTCACGGTGTATTCCACAAGGAAAGAGAGAGGGAAGTCAGTGTTCGAAAAGATGATAGTTCATGAAGACGGGAGCCTCGAAGGGAACCTTTCCGATTTCCTTGAAGCAGACATTGATGCATTTCTCGACTGGCTCAAGGCGTGA
- a CDS encoding DUF92 domain-containing protein — MHDPSSTTLIMGLIVPLLGVIAYRVRALDLAGTLTSTLLGILVIYLGGVYTFLALLLFLIAGVAATKYHFDEKVKRGFSSVEEKTRSIGNVLGNGLAVLIFLIIEAITRQDVFWAAAFSAIATVNGDTLASELGKIYGKRPRLITTFKPVKPGTNGGISLAGEFFALLGILVIVPFALPLTKYDFTMALAILMGGFLGVNVDSLIGATLENKGLLDNNGTNFLASLIGGLIGALVFYALGG, encoded by the coding sequence ATGCACGATCCATCCTCCACAACGCTCATTATGGGCCTCATCGTGCCACTCCTAGGTGTGATTGCGTACCGGGTACGGGCACTCGACCTAGCAGGAACCCTGACCTCAACCCTTCTTGGTATCCTTGTAATCTATCTGGGAGGCGTTTACACATTCCTCGCGCTCCTCCTGTTTCTCATAGCTGGTGTTGCAGCCACTAAATATCATTTTGATGAAAAAGTGAAGAGAGGATTCTCTTCGGTTGAAGAAAAAACCAGAAGTATCGGAAACGTCCTCGGGAACGGTCTTGCTGTCCTTATATTCCTCATTATCGAAGCTATCACGAGGCAGGACGTGTTCTGGGCAGCAGCCTTTTCAGCGATAGCGACAGTCAACGGGGACACCCTCGCCAGCGAGCTCGGGAAGATCTATGGGAAAAGACCAAGACTTATCACAACTTTCAAGCCCGTGAAACCCGGCACGAACGGAGGCATTTCCCTCGCCGGAGAGTTCTTTGCACTTCTCGGGATTTTAGTGATCGTGCCCTTTGCACTACCCCTAACAAAGTACGACTTCACGATGGCCCTTGCCATCCTGATGGGAGGGTTCCTCGGGGTTAACGTTGACAGCCTCATTGGTGCCACCCTTGAAAACAAAGGACTCCTCGACAACAACGGCACCAATTTTCTAGCTTCCCTGATCGGAGGTCTAATAGGGGCACTCGTCTTCTACGCACTGGGCGGATGA
- a CDS encoding NCS2 family permease encodes MKALERYFEFEKYGTNMKTEVLAGITTFMTMAYILFVNPMILSDAMGKEAFDSLVAVTALAAGFTTILMGIYAKKPFALAPGMGLNAYFAYTVAPKYGWRVALAAVFVEGIIFIILSVTKVRSAIIHAIPLSQKYAVGAGIGLFLTFIALNDMGLLTATTKDGVLALTDLNASVLATKQGVLFFFGLLLAGVLISLRIKGALLISILTTSVIGWVTGAAPWPENLFSTPDISYTFMQMDLHGLLNVGALGVVFAFFMVDFFDTLGTVTGLSAKAGFLTKDGKVPDADKVLLTDAIGTTLGAVLGTSTVTTYIESAAGIEEGGRTGMTALVTGLLFLGIGLFIAPLAGAIPTFATAPALIIVGYYMLSAIKEVDFSDPTEAIPAFLVLITIPFTYSVADGIGMGFISYTVLKVFNGRWKEVHPLMYVLTLVFIVYFAYLAGVF; translated from the coding sequence ATGAAGGCCCTCGAGAGATATTTTGAATTCGAGAAGTACGGAACCAACATGAAGACCGAAGTGCTCGCTGGAATTACAACTTTCATGACTATGGCATACATCCTTTTTGTTAATCCGATGATACTCAGCGATGCCATGGGCAAGGAAGCCTTTGACTCCCTCGTTGCGGTCACTGCCCTAGCCGCCGGCTTCACAACGATTCTTATGGGAATCTACGCCAAAAAGCCCTTCGCCCTTGCACCCGGAATGGGATTGAACGCCTACTTCGCATATACGGTCGCCCCGAAGTACGGTTGGAGGGTAGCCCTTGCGGCGGTCTTTGTGGAGGGCATAATATTCATAATACTGAGTGTGACCAAGGTAAGGAGCGCCATAATACACGCCATACCCCTGAGCCAGAAGTACGCGGTTGGAGCCGGCATTGGCCTGTTTTTAACGTTCATAGCCCTCAATGACATGGGACTCCTGACGGCCACCACAAAAGACGGGGTCTTGGCCTTAACAGACTTGAACGCTTCGGTGTTGGCAACCAAACAGGGGGTGCTGTTTTTCTTTGGCCTCCTGCTCGCCGGAGTGCTGATATCCCTCCGCATTAAAGGAGCCCTGCTGATATCAATCCTCACAACCAGTGTAATTGGATGGGTTACAGGCGCGGCACCATGGCCTGAAAATCTTTTCTCAACCCCGGACATAAGCTATACCTTCATGCAGATGGATCTCCACGGTCTCCTCAATGTCGGGGCCCTCGGTGTCGTCTTCGCGTTCTTCATGGTCGACTTCTTTGACACCCTCGGAACCGTCACAGGGCTCAGCGCCAAGGCAGGGTTCCTCACTAAAGATGGAAAGGTTCCCGATGCAGATAAGGTTCTTCTAACCGATGCCATAGGAACCACACTTGGAGCTGTACTAGGAACCTCCACAGTTACAACTTACATTGAAAGCGCGGCCGGCATAGAAGAGGGCGGAAGGACGGGGATGACGGCCCTCGTTACGGGCCTGCTCTTCCTTGGAATAGGCCTGTTTATAGCACCCTTAGCAGGAGCAATTCCAACGTTCGCCACAGCCCCTGCGCTCATTATAGTGGGTTACTACATGCTCAGTGCAATAAAGGAGGTCGACTTCTCAGACCCCACGGAAGCGATCCCGGCGTTCCTAGTGCTCATAACGATACCATTTACCTACTCCGTAGCCGACGGTATAGGCATGGGGTTCATAAGTTACACGGTACTCAAAGTCTTCAACGGACGCTGGAAAGAAGTGCACCCGCTCATGTACGTCCTTACACTGGTTTTCATCGTGTATTTTGCCTATCTTGCAGGTGTCTTTTGA
- a CDS encoding Mov34/MPN/PAD-1 family protein, protein MIDKVRVRKELMEYLLELAKSFYPNEFAGFLRERDGVFEEVLIAPAGHFGRTSVFFNTWMLPLEHDIKGTVHSHPNHVCQPSQQDLWFFSKFGGIHIILCYPFTPADVRAFLSSGEPVEIEVVP, encoded by the coding sequence TTGATAGACAAAGTTAGAGTCAGGAAAGAGCTTATGGAATACCTTTTGGAGCTCGCGAAGAGCTTTTATCCGAATGAATTCGCGGGCTTTCTACGTGAGCGTGACGGTGTTTTTGAGGAAGTTCTCATAGCGCCGGCCGGCCATTTTGGGAGAACTTCAGTCTTTTTCAATACGTGGATGCTCCCTCTGGAACACGATATCAAGGGAACCGTTCACTCCCATCCGAACCATGTATGCCAGCCCTCTCAACAGGATTTATGGTTCTTTTCAAAGTTCGGGGGAATTCACATTATTCTCTGCTATCCCTTTACCCCTGCCGATGTACGGGCATTTTTGAGCTCTGGAGAGCCCGTAGAGATTGAGGTGGTTCCCTGA
- the lonB gene encoding ATP-dependent protease LonB, which produces MPMGEERTLQTGETLDLGIEFETTEEIKVPERLIDQVIGQEHAVEVIKTAAGQRRHVLLIGEPGTGKSMLGQAMAELLPTENLEDILVFPNPEDENMPKIKTVPACQGRRIVQKYREKAKNQENIKSYLLLAITFMVMMAVMMQYSTQNFLMGLFVIILTIMVLSNMRLKTSVLVPKLLVDNCGRTKAPFVDATGAHAGALLGDVRHDPFQSGGLGTPAHERVEPGMIHRAHKGVLFIDEIATLSLKMQQSLLTAMQEKKFPITGQSELSSGAMVRTEPVPCDFILVAAGNLDTVDKMHPALRSRIRGYGYEVYMRTTMPDTIENRRKLVQFVAQEVKRDGKIPHFTRDAVEEIVREAQKRAGRKGHLTLRLRDLGGIVRAAGDIAVKKGKKYVEREDVLEAMKMARPLEKQLADWYIENKKEYQVIKTEGGEIGRVNGLAVIGEQSGIVLPIEAVVAPAASKEEGKIIVTGKLGEIAKEAVQNVSAIIKRYKGEDISRYDIHVQFLQTYEGVEGDSASISVATAVISALEEIPIRQDVAMTGSLSVRGEVLPIGGATPKIEAAIEAGIKTVIIPKANEKDVFLSKDKAEKIQIIPVETIDEVLEIALEDSEKKEELLKRIRSALPLTKS; this is translated from the coding sequence ATGCCCATGGGAGAGGAGAGAACCCTCCAAACCGGCGAGACTCTAGACCTTGGAATTGAATTTGAGACGACTGAGGAGATAAAAGTCCCTGAGAGGCTCATAGACCAGGTCATCGGTCAGGAGCACGCCGTTGAGGTCATCAAGACAGCAGCGGGCCAGAGGAGACACGTCCTCCTAATCGGAGAGCCGGGAACAGGTAAATCAATGCTGGGGCAGGCGATGGCCGAACTCCTTCCCACGGAGAACCTGGAAGACATTCTCGTCTTCCCAAACCCAGAAGACGAGAACATGCCCAAGATCAAGACGGTTCCGGCATGTCAGGGAAGAAGGATAGTGCAGAAGTACCGGGAAAAGGCCAAGAATCAGGAGAACATAAAATCCTACCTCCTGCTTGCGATAACCTTCATGGTCATGATGGCCGTCATGATGCAGTACAGCACTCAGAACTTCCTCATGGGGCTCTTCGTAATAATCCTCACGATAATGGTCCTCTCAAACATGAGGCTGAAAACGAGCGTTCTTGTGCCCAAGCTCCTCGTCGACAACTGCGGAAGGACGAAGGCGCCGTTCGTGGACGCAACAGGGGCACATGCGGGAGCACTACTTGGCGACGTAAGACATGACCCGTTCCAGAGTGGTGGATTAGGTACTCCCGCCCACGAGCGCGTTGAGCCAGGAATGATACACCGCGCCCACAAGGGCGTTCTGTTCATCGACGAGATAGCCACACTCTCCCTCAAAATGCAGCAGAGCCTCCTCACCGCGATGCAGGAGAAGAAGTTCCCGATTACTGGTCAGAGCGAGCTCTCGAGCGGTGCGATGGTCAGGACGGAGCCCGTTCCCTGTGACTTCATCCTCGTCGCGGCAGGAAACCTCGATACCGTTGACAAGATGCACCCGGCTTTGCGCTCGAGGATTAGGGGCTACGGTTACGAGGTCTACATGCGCACCACGATGCCAGACACAATAGAGAACCGCAGGAAGCTCGTCCAGTTCGTTGCCCAGGAAGTCAAGCGCGACGGCAAGATTCCGCACTTCACGAGAGACGCCGTTGAGGAAATCGTCCGTGAGGCTCAGAAGAGGGCCGGCAGGAAGGGCCACCTTACCCTCCGCCTACGTGATCTCGGCGGTATCGTCAGGGCGGCCGGCGATATAGCAGTGAAGAAAGGCAAGAAGTACGTGGAAAGGGAGGACGTCCTTGAGGCAATGAAGATGGCAAGGCCCCTTGAGAAACAGCTCGCCGATTGGTACATCGAGAACAAGAAAGAATACCAGGTGATAAAGACCGAAGGCGGAGAAATCGGACGGGTAAACGGGCTGGCGGTCATAGGAGAACAGAGCGGCATAGTCCTCCCGATTGAGGCGGTAGTTGCCCCTGCAGCAAGCAAAGAAGAGGGTAAGATAATCGTAACCGGAAAACTCGGCGAGATAGCAAAAGAGGCCGTGCAGAACGTTTCGGCGATAATCAAGCGCTACAAGGGAGAGGACATCAGCAGGTACGATATACACGTCCAGTTCCTTCAGACCTACGAAGGCGTTGAGGGTGATTCAGCGAGCATAAGCGTCGCAACCGCCGTCATATCTGCTTTAGAGGAGATTCCGATAAGGCAGGACGTGGCCATGACGGGTTCTCTCAGCGTCCGCGGTGAGGTTCTGCCGATAGGTGGCGCAACTCCAAAGATCGAAGCGGCCATCGAGGCGGGCATAAAAACGGTCATAATCCCCAAGGCCAACGAGAAGGACGTCTTCCTGAGCAAGGATAAAGCAGAAAAAATACAGATAATCCCCGTTGAGACCATTGACGAAGTCCTTGAGATAGCGCTCGAAGACTCTGAGAAAAAAGAGGAGCTCTTGAAGAGGATTAGGAGTGCCCTGCCTCTCACCAAGTCTTGA
- a CDS encoding Lrp/AsnC family transcriptional regulator translates to MPRKVKIDPVDIKIVRLLSENARLTYKELAEAIGTTRQRISRRMNKLEKMGIVQKYTVIPDYEALGYSHIVLGITLKPGAKLDDVVSILKDKEHVKIIQKALGTHNLVVHVVAPKDMKEIQSIIESITSDIKDIDHLDITFITETCKFQTF, encoded by the coding sequence ATGCCAAGAAAGGTTAAAATAGACCCCGTCGACATCAAAATCGTCCGTCTTCTTTCTGAAAACGCTAGGTTGACGTACAAAGAGCTGGCAGAAGCCATTGGAACAACACGCCAGAGGATATCCAGAAGGATGAACAAGCTTGAAAAGATGGGCATAGTCCAAAAATATACCGTCATACCTGACTATGAGGCACTTGGATACTCCCACATAGTCCTTGGCATAACTCTAAAGCCGGGTGCAAAGCTCGATGATGTCGTCAGCATCCTCAAGGACAAAGAGCACGTCAAAATCATACAGAAAGCCCTAGGCACGCACAATTTAGTTGTCCACGTAGTAGCCCCAAAAGACATGAAAGAAATTCAGTCGATTATTGAATCTATAACAAGCGACATCAAGGACATCGACCATCTCGACATAACATTCATAACCGAGACCTGCAAGTTCCAGACTTTTTAA
- a CDS encoding RidA family protein produces the protein MEKELVFPKGISPIGPYSPGVIASGKLLFVSGQIPLNPETGELVRGAFKEMARQAIKNLLSVVEAAGGSAENVVKVTVYLRDMGKYAEFNEVYSEFFNESRPARAVVEVSNLPKGVEVEIEAIAVL, from the coding sequence ATGGAGAAGGAGCTTGTGTTTCCGAAGGGGATTTCCCCGATAGGTCCCTACAGCCCGGGCGTTATTGCCTCGGGCAAACTCCTTTTTGTCTCTGGCCAGATTCCGCTTAACCCTGAGACTGGCGAGTTAGTCCGGGGAGCGTTCAAGGAGATGGCCAGACAGGCTATCAAAAACCTTCTCTCGGTCGTTGAGGCCGCAGGGGGCAGTGCAGAGAACGTGGTTAAGGTGACTGTTTATTTAAGGGACATGGGCAAATATGCGGAGTTCAACGAGGTTTACTCGGAGTTCTTCAATGAGTCAAGGCCTGCAAGGGCGGTCGTTGAGGTTTCAAACCTGCCAAAGGGCGTTGAGGTTGAGATAGAGGCCATAGCCGTACTTTGA
- a CDS encoding SPOUT family RNA methylase — MGEGKKFIVKTQRGMESVAANYISEVLPDANVWASPMGYSGLIIVESSAEDALDKILQIPEVERVIPVIVETEANLEKIAESAEKLAGFIGENETYAVKTKRRGKHDFSSIDVNRVLGAKIKELTNADVNLSWPDKVVQVEIIGDRAYISVIPGDEFRKYTPDKIDARKLFSKLTLVQMPYWGDYKACRLFGEKIGRAAQAFEVKELIIAPKEKMDAYELMEFIRGVKVGQESRYQIQRDAYPWKVEKVPVTVWDLYQVVRDKRRKKRLLIITDPKGPTLAEVKDKLARDLHYAKEVVVFIGSREGIPKGLFRFADYVVDLAPYMTFATEHGIPAALVSLWEVYEEFLRKEE; from the coding sequence ATGGGTGAGGGTAAGAAGTTCATAGTCAAGACCCAGAGAGGTATGGAGAGCGTTGCTGCAAATTACATATCCGAGGTACTGCCCGATGCAAATGTCTGGGCGTCTCCAATGGGTTATTCTGGTCTCATAATTGTGGAGAGTTCTGCTGAAGATGCTCTTGATAAGATACTCCAGATCCCCGAAGTGGAGCGCGTGATTCCCGTGATCGTCGAGACTGAGGCGAATCTTGAGAAGATAGCGGAGAGTGCGGAAAAACTGGCTGGCTTCATCGGTGAAAACGAAACCTACGCCGTGAAGACCAAGAGGCGCGGGAAGCACGACTTTTCGAGCATTGACGTCAATAGGGTTCTTGGAGCTAAGATCAAGGAGCTCACCAACGCCGACGTCAATCTGAGCTGGCCCGACAAAGTCGTTCAGGTGGAGATAATAGGGGATAGGGCGTACATTTCGGTTATTCCCGGTGATGAGTTCAGGAAATACACCCCCGACAAGATAGACGCGAGAAAGCTCTTCTCCAAGCTCACGCTTGTTCAGATGCCCTATTGGGGGGACTACAAAGCGTGCAGACTCTTTGGAGAAAAAATCGGGAGAGCAGCACAGGCCTTTGAAGTTAAAGAGCTTATAATCGCCCCCAAAGAAAAGATGGACGCCTATGAACTCATGGAGTTCATCAGGGGAGTTAAAGTCGGCCAGGAGAGCCGCTACCAGATCCAGAGAGATGCGTATCCATGGAAGGTTGAAAAGGTTCCGGTCACGGTGTGGGATCTCTATCAGGTCGTGAGGGACAAGAGGAGGAAAAAGAGGCTGCTGATAATCACTGATCCCAAGGGGCCGACTCTGGCGGAGGTCAAGGATAAACTGGCAAGGGATCTCCACTACGCTAAGGAGGTCGTCGTGTTCATAGGTTCAAGGGAGGGCATCCCAAAGGGGCTCTTCCGCTTTGCCGATTACGTCGTTGACCTTGCCCCTTACATGACGTTCGCAACGGAGCATGGAATACCTGCGGCTCTGGTCTCTCTGTGGGAGGTTTATGAAGAGTTCCTGAGAAAAGAGGAGTGA